TCTGGTACTCTTAGGTTCTCTGGGTGTTGGAGACATGGTCCTGATTCCTGATGTGGGGTTGTAGGGTTCCTTCCCAAAGTCCTTCTGGAACTCTGGGTACCCCCCAATGTTCTTAAGTGTCCCTAGTTACAGGATTTGGTAGGGAATACCTTGCGGATGAGTAGCCCATTCCAACCGCACTGCCATTTTCTGATTTGCTGTCACCATTTTTGGCACTCCCAATGACCTTGATATGGACAGGGAACACTGAATTATAGAGTTTCTTGTGGCATTTTAGACACAGGGAGTGTCCTGCCTcgccttcagctgctgctgtgtaTGGATACAAATCTACTCTGAATCCTGCGATGTATGTGCCAGCTCCGTGCCGTCAACCACGACCAGCTCAAATGACTCCAGATGTCTGTGTTTCAGCAAATGACATTTGCCTGGCCAGACTACTGCAGAAGAGTTTAGAGTCTGTAGAAGCATgccacccagcacccaagggCTAGCCAGAGATTGCTCTCTGGAACTGATGCTTTGTCTGTGAAGACAGAGGTTACAGCGTAGacatcagcactggtgaggcctcacctggagtactgcgtccagttcgGGGCTcgccagtacaagagagacatagacaGATGACACAGAGAGAATCCAATGAAGGGCCATGGAGATGATGAAGGACTGGAGCAGCCTTCATcgtctgtgaggaaaggctgagagagctgggatcgtttagcctgcagaagagaaggcttgcgGGGATCTTATGGATGTGTATAAACATCTGATGGGAGAGAATGGAAAAGACAGAGTGAGACTCttgtcagtggtgcccagcgacaggacaagaggcagtgagcacaaactgaaacacaggaggtgccctctgaacatcaggaacatGTTCCTCAGCATGAAATTCCCTCAGCATGGCCGGCACAAGGCCTCCGTCACATGCCTTTCTCATCTCAGTGTGATCTTCTTGTTCGTTTCCACTGGGATCATTGTCTGTCAGACCCATGTGTCCCCTCCACCCCATCAGTTCTGGAGCTCACTGTGAATGTTCTCTATTCGGTGCTACCTCCAGTAAAGAATCCAGTCATttacagcatgagaaacaaagagaTGAAAGGTGCCGCAAGGAAATTGATTGTCTAGGAgctttttccacaaaacaaaaatgttcagctttttgtTATGACTATGACTTAATGAAGATTTTCTGCATAATAATAGAAGTCTGGtggcattttctctttgaaaatcatTTATAGAAATTTCTCCCACCAGTATGAATTTGCACCAGTTAAAAATGATGAAGGTTATATTCAGAAGTCAATAGCAGTCCTCCCAGATAGCACCTTGAAAGTAAAActaaaatctgtctctttaaataTCATGCTTTTACCCAACCAGTCATTTGCAAATTAGCCGAGGCTAATTTCATATAAAAGTTCTACAGCATCACAGGACAATAAgtgttggaaaggacctccaggagttctagtccagctgcctgctcAAAGTGGGCTCAGCTATGAGATCTGGTCACTCAGGAGTTTATCCAGTTGGAACTTAAAACTCTCAGAGGATGGAGATTTGCActgcctctctgggaaacctgctccaaTGCTTCAGTCTCCACAGggtgaaaatatttccttgtcaTCAGTCAGAACCTCTTTTATTTCAGCTTAAGCTCATTGTCTTTCATCCTCCCACCAAGCACCACTGTAAAGCTGGCTATATTTTCTTCATGGCAACTCTTTGCAAAGCTACAATTaggcttctcctctccaggctgaacaatcccagttccctcagtttcTCCTCCTTGAGGAGGAGCACATGTGCTCAAGCTCCCTGGTCTTCTTGGTGGTACTCTGCTCAACTCAGTCTAGTTTCTTCATGTCTTTACTGACTTTGGAACGCCAAACTGGATGCAGTAGTCTAGAAGTGGTCTAATGAGTGCAAAGTAGAGGGagaaaatctcttcctttcatttaCTGACTATGCTCCTGTTAACACAACCAAgaatgctgttggctttctttgctacCAGCTGagtcatgttcagcttgttgccTGCAAGGTCTCCAGGCACttttctggagagctgctcccaagACAGTCAGTACCCAGCCTGTATTTTTGCCAAGGGTTATGCTTTGTTATATTTTGTGCAGCTCCTGTTGCCCCCATTCCTTCTGCCTGCCAAAACCCTACTGAATGGCAGCCTGATCTTCAAGGCTATCAACTGGTCtccccagttttgtgtcatctgcaatctTTACAGAAAAGTATTCTGCAACATCCTCCAGGTCAAGATGTTAAACATGACAGGTCCTAGTGTATTTTCCTGCAGTACTCCACTTGTTATCAGCCTCCAGGTAGAGTACGACCAGTTAATTACTACCCTTcaagcccaaccatccagccAGACTACACTTTATGATATCTAAGATGGTTGTAATCTGAGTAAATGGAAACAGTCATAATACAGACATCTCCATTTCTTCAATTGTCTCCTTGCCTTAGGCTTCTAAACCATAGGCATAAAATGTTAGAGGAATGTTAAGGTTTCAGGCTAagtgctgaaaaacatttgtAGTTACTGACATAAAAAGGTATGGGtgtctttctgagaaaaaaaattaagacatgaaCATGAAATGTCTAAAAACGTATAAGCAATTAAGAGTTACTAGtgtgtcatttaatttttttaaatacgcaAACTTACAGCTATGCAATCAACTGTGTAGCATTCACATTCACTGCAACAATTATAGTCATACTGGTATAGTTACTCTAAAACAGAGATTACATTGATCCCTCTGAATTAGATCCATTCCTCTGACCTACCTTTAGCTGcctaaaaaaattactctttaaatCTAAATTACTCACCTAAGAATCAACTGCCCTTAAGAGCTCTCTTAAAGTGAAATGGGCCACTCTTCAGAGGAGTGGAACTGCGATCAGCTGATTTGAGGTATCACTAGTTAGACATTGAAAGCTGAACTAAGCACCCAGGCAACCGGTACAATTGGTAAAGAGAGACGAcccttttccagagaaaaatgtcTCATCCTCGCTTGGGCAATTAAGGTAGGTCAGATTAGCTAATCGGTAGTGAGAAGTCTAGGGTAAGTAGCACAGGCTGTGAGGGCTAAAAATTACATGAGGAGAATCTTCCCTCAAATATCATAacttattttctgtcattgtctTCTAGGGGAAGAAAATGGTTAAAACTTTCTAACCTTTAGGAAATACTCACCTTTCTTGATCACTTTACTCAGAGGGTCCTTCGCCTCTCTATGCTCAGACTGTAGATGAGGAGATTGAGCAGTGGAGTCAAAACAGTGTAGAAAACTGAGAAGACTTTATTCAGTGCTCTGAGAGTCTTAGTTTTTGGCAGGACATAAACAATTCTTAAGCTTCCATAAAAAACTGTAATAACAATGAGGTGGgaaaagcaagtggaaaaagCCTTTTGCACCCCAGTGGTGGAAGACATTCTCAGGACAGTGGTGATGATACGTATGTAGGACACCAGGGTTAGTAGGAAAGTGGGTAGTGCACATACTGACGAGAGGATGAACACCAACAGTTCGGTCAGGCTGGTGTCACCGCAAGAGAGTTTTATCACTGGCGTGAAATCACAAAAGAGATGACCGATAAACTTGGGACCACAGAAGGAATGTTGTGAAATCAGGAAGCAGCTTATGGCCATAACAAGGAAACCATTCATCCAAGGCCAAGCTACAGGCTGCAGACAGTATCTGCTATTCATGACAGCTCTGTAGTGAAAGGGTGTGCATGCTGCTAAATACTGATCGTAGGACATCACCGATAAGAGAAAACTTCTGCTGACTGCTAGGCaaccaaggaaataaaattgtgtgATGCAGCTGCCAATAGAAATGCTCTTGTCCCCAGTCAGAAAGCTGGACAACATCCTGGGCAGGACGGCAGAGCTGTAGCAGGTCTCCAAGCAGGACAAGTTGCACAGGAAGAAGTACGTGGGTTTGTGGAGGTGCCGATCagccaccaccaaaacaaaaatgaggatgtTGCCAATCACAGTCACAATGTAGATCaccaagaaaaggaggaagagaaaagatggcATTTCTGGGATATTCCCAAATTCCAGGAGCAGAAATGTTGTGATGactgttttatttctacattccCCATTTGCCATGTATCAAGCCAAGAGGAAATGCATCACAGCCTGGAATAAAGCATCAAGAACTGCATTTAATTATAGGTCCGTCGTCACTGAGTAATTACTGAAGAAAGATGTTGTTGTTACCACTGTACGGtcatattgtttattttctttttaagcagttcTTGAACATTCTCCAGATAATAATTTATGAGAGAGGttattgtatatttttaattttgtcttatgtactttttttaacagttgtttcCTTGGGTTCGGAAAGCATCACACGGAACTGCAGCAGGATGTTTTGATGACCTAGACTATACCAGAGCAATacaaccagtggaaaactgtaatATGCATTTTCTGAGAACTGGACAGATTGATGAGCGTTTGTGTATACTGAACTtgataaaaacctgaaatatccAGAAAAATATAGAGGAAGATGTTGAAAGGTATGGCTTATCTCACTTGGCAATAGTTTTTGAAACCTGCAGGGTCAGAAAGTCATATTCCAGCCTACAGAAACAAGCTATGATTTAGAAACCCCcagtcaaaagaagaaaggaaaagagaggaattcTTTGAATGACCATTTCATCACCCAAGATGACAAATACCAGACCTAGGAAGTATAAGAGATACTGAAGGAAATCatgagaagaaatgtattttttatttgaatgatgcACTGATAGTTATTAAAacaatcaatttctttttcttccctccctctcttctctcctctcccctttttttcctttttttcctttttttttttttttaaggggttgtcaggtttttgttcattttttgtttgggtttttttgtgtgtgtgtgcttttttgtgtgtgtgtgcttctttCAGAAGCTAAAAGAACACAAGGCTGAGGAACAAGAAAGTGATCTGCCAGGGACCTGGTGTTACTTGTTACATTAAATATTGTTGCACACACAATTAACCTCAGTGTAGACACATATATCTGGACATATCAATCCACTGTTCAAAGTAATTGAGATGAAATATACTGCAAgagcatttctctctctcttgaccACAGACTAATGCCTCCGTTCTGGACAATCAtattgaaatatctttatttcattcagataGAATACCCAAAAAAGTAACACTTCGGAAtagaaaaaattattcctgtttcacaAACCGTATTGCAATGGAAAAGATCATGGGAAAATTTCCCACCTGCCTTGCTGCAGGAcagtttgcatttgtaattctTACAGGCAGACTGCTAAGGCTATCAGTAGAATTTCTGCCCTTCTTAACCCAAAATATACTGTGcaaatggaaagtaaaataatATCTAAGGAAATTTGGTATTCAGTTACACTACAGTGAATCTCTAGCAGATTGACAGCATGCCTGTTTGTCTACCTATTCATCCTGCctgctgtaattttcttcatatcctGTGCATTGATGTCCATCCAATATATTCATCCTGGACCAACCTTAGAGGGTAGAAGAGAGTTATAAAAGAATCTTTTCTAATTTAACCAAAATTAATCTGACACACCTCTTAGAAATGCGATTTCAGCCTAGTCTGATATGATGCATCCCCACTTGAAGCGCTTTTGCTCTGGAGCTGAATCGGGTCTTCCAGTGCACAAACCTTCTCCAGATGgctgtgcctctgctctgcctgcccgtgTACTGCTGAAAGACGAACCTCCACCTGGAACTGATACGAGGTGGGTCACTTGTCCCCCTGCTTGTTTTTCCTGCCGGAATAACAAGTGTCCCTTGGCATTACTGCATTTGGGAATTTACCATTAACAACCCAAAATACCTCatatgttttgcaaatttttcaGACTATGACACAACTAGAACAGGGTGAAACcagaattttcagtctgaagtaAGATCTTTGCAAAgtagttttcctattttctttgtcatttatttcctctgttacTTTGTTTCCCATTATCAGTCAAAATTTCAAGAAACCGCTTATTTTTGTGTggctattatttatattaaaatgatttatttttcctaaactgtGTTCTACAGtgttgtattgggtctggctgggatgaagttaactttccccataccggccctcacagtgctgtgctttgtatttgtagccaGAAGGccattgataacacaccaatgtttgggctactgctgagcagtgctcgcacagcacaAAGGCTGAATCTCCAACAGcctgcacccaccccccaccccgaaggccagtaggctgggggtgggcaagaggctgggagaggacatagccaggacagctgacccaatctgaccaaagagatattccatactatatgacgtcatgctcaacaataaatgctgagagaaaggaggaggaaaggggcgcATGCCTTATCAAgatgtttgtcttccaaagcaaccgcTACGtgtactgaggtcctgcttcccaggaaggcGCTGCACagcgcctgctgatgggaagtagagaagaaatcttttttctttttttttctttacttctgcgtgcaacctttcctttttctttactaaacTGCCTTTACCTCGACCCAtgactttttcatcttcttttctccccctgtcccgctgaggagggggagtgatagagtggcttggtgggcacctggcaaccagccaaggtcaacccactacagaTGTCTATGTTTTgactgtatatatacatgtattttacacGTTGCCAACTGAATTTTGCCTcttaaaacacactgaaacagACCAGAGCCTTAAAATTCATATCAATCATGGTCAAACTTTAGTTCATTATTGAAACTCCACGCGTGCCCATACTTCATGAATATTTCTGAGCATTGTTAttgaaagtagaaaaaataagaatggctatggacagaataaaattataaaaagaaccTTTTAGAAAGTAAGTATGTAGAAAGTGGGACTTCTTAAAGACAATGAACCTGCTCCAGTTCAGCTGCTAAGTTAAGCAGTTTAGATGGTCGAGTCCAAGGTCAGCT
The Calonectris borealis chromosome 22, bCalBor7.hap1.2, whole genome shotgun sequence genome window above contains:
- the LOC142091724 gene encoding olfactory receptor 5A2-like; the encoded protein is MANGECRNKTVITTFLLLEFGNIPEMPSFLFLLFLVIYIVTVIGNILIFVLVVADRHLHKPTYFFLCNLSCLETCYSSAVLPRMLSSFLTGDKSISIGSCITQFYFLGCLAVSRSFLLSVMSYDQYLAACTPFHYRAVMNSRYCLQPVAWPWMNGFLVMAISCFLISQHSFCGPKFIGHLFCDFTPVIKLSCGDTSLTELLVFILSSVCALPTFLLTLVSYIRIITTVLRMSSTTGVQKAFSTCFSHLIVITVFYGSLRIVYVLPKTKTLRALNKVFSVFYTVLTPLLNLLIYSLSIERRRTL